A window of Mucilaginibacter paludis DSM 18603 contains these coding sequences:
- a CDS encoding DUF3467 domain-containing protein — MDIQNENQLNIELSEEVAEGIYSNLAIITHSNSEFVVDFIRLMPGVPKAKVKSRIILTPEHAKRLLAALSDNIEKFEATNGRIKIQEDPTGFPMNFGGTMGQA; from the coding sequence ATGGATATACAAAACGAAAACCAACTAAACATCGAATTGTCGGAAGAGGTAGCCGAAGGTATTTATTCAAACCTGGCCATCATCACCCATTCCAATTCGGAATTTGTGGTCGACTTTATCAGGCTGATGCCCGGCGTACCCAAAGCCAAGGTAAAATCAAGAATAATTTTAACTCCCGAGCATGCTAAAAGGCTGCTTGCCGCTTTAAGCGATAACATAGAAAAATTTGAAGCTACAAACGGCCGCATCAAAATCCAGGAGGACCCCACGGGTTTCCCGATGAATTTTGGGGGGACGATGGGACAGGCGTAA
- a CDS encoding PA14 domain-containing protein, which translates to MIRSYSYKLFSLLSIIILYFSVYFCFGATFASRKCEVKIINAAFQQLHHQGSVKSGIITFTFSLSTNCTTSAGVYKADGTLIRTLWNAVRLNKGSYTRTWDGMDDLGVLCADGNYNIKILSNNVTYTWEGVIGNTSDSLTGPSVHHAMNKISCMAFAGNTGYFSINFTEQDASTFKLTASHPQQKQVILTKGISTQFVCTDGEKVYWAGTDIKLTDKSFVFATSVADDSEISFASGKTYKAKYGRLYKSAIDTGSIAKSAITGLAVQTKSKFLFVAHSNSNQLTVINKNTGSVVQVVPFTYPQSLCVDQKDNLWVVYKDLHQKKIVEKFKVNSDGHLTPLNIILPNLENPLAVSVSPDNSKILVADAGGSQQVKAFDNLTGLEIWSLGAHGGYSNDPSVTNYKFYFSDQISDQPTFIAFQPDGSFWVEDPGNGRTLHYGANKIFIDDIMYRPISYNTNADVTNPVRVFSDYLEFKIDYSKPLRPNNGSWLLWKNWGAKVPKNLDDQFSRFRNLATLSNNKTYTLLFDRAKRSWVLAEFAKDGLRITSIIIKDDNTQLYPDGSLRRVSKAQIGMSTVWTERALTGFDNVGNPSWGEEVTLASSPPVTANDPVYWSNYTTLRSGSVTSSGTLISFEAGLSPRDGNQWHLGGIKVGSNKWLWRTAMNIGRRYEGEFPRDGSYDSGNYVKYPGSTVLVSGDNIIWGYHGESWKNNQTNKWNYVNTDGLLIAQFGITGPEVSGKEAPAMMAGNAFSGALVKVHNDLYLYHNDESYHGGVHRWKISNLNSVKEQIIPATVANNAHGLLAEYYEGPDLDNLKIKTTRIDNQIDLNLASVKLPSAYGIQNTSDFSVSWQGFIKAKYSERYVFHAIGVNLRVWINGNLLIGNKSHVDTASIMLVAGSVYPIKVEACHVDKSSPVSLSWASASQKMEIIPKAQLYPANFPDRLKGFDLLENVPHAALLEDNRYGWDRSPVKEDSTSRITKFWTASTSIKTYDRFSSPDLYTLFRQGNNSAAIVSRDLATKGNVSAWNINGLISFEGNYFNKGSNVDNTGDGGSFVEILDNNKKIVVRFFIHEDDRGNDAQIYVNEKILTHMDKNNLRSLVGKFQPLTISSKNNIISVKYASLPMVQIAKLDPDSNVKLPTTFRLYFWTKNKSEDRSIDIANLYYKFQ; encoded by the coding sequence ATGATCAGAAGTTATTCTTACAAGTTATTTTCTCTTCTAAGCATCATTATTCTTTATTTCAGCGTTTACTTTTGTTTTGGTGCGACATTTGCAAGTAGAAAATGCGAGGTGAAAATAATAAATGCGGCTTTTCAACAGTTGCATCATCAAGGCTCGGTTAAATCTGGCATTATCACATTTACATTTTCTCTGAGTACTAATTGTACTACAAGCGCCGGAGTTTATAAAGCCGATGGTACATTAATAAGAACCTTGTGGAATGCCGTAAGGCTAAACAAAGGAAGCTATACCAGAACATGGGATGGTATGGACGATTTGGGCGTTTTATGCGCCGACGGTAATTACAATATAAAAATACTCTCAAATAATGTAACGTATACTTGGGAGGGGGTAATTGGCAATACATCTGATTCATTAACCGGTCCAAGCGTGCATCATGCCATGAATAAAATTTCGTGCATGGCATTTGCCGGGAACACAGGCTATTTTTCAATAAATTTTACCGAACAGGATGCCAGTACATTTAAATTAACGGCTTCTCATCCGCAACAAAAACAAGTAATTTTAACAAAGGGCATCTCAACTCAGTTTGTTTGTACTGATGGTGAGAAAGTTTACTGGGCCGGCACGGATATAAAATTGACAGATAAAAGTTTTGTATTTGCTACAAGTGTTGCAGACGACTCCGAAATTTCATTTGCCAGCGGAAAGACGTATAAGGCCAAATACGGCCGGCTATATAAAAGTGCAATTGATACCGGTAGTATTGCCAAGTCTGCAATTACGGGTTTGGCTGTACAAACTAAATCGAAATTCCTTTTTGTTGCTCATAGCAATAGTAACCAGTTAACAGTTATTAATAAGAATACCGGATCTGTAGTTCAGGTAGTTCCGTTTACGTATCCCCAATCTTTATGTGTTGATCAAAAAGATAATCTATGGGTAGTGTATAAGGATCTTCATCAAAAAAAAATCGTAGAAAAATTTAAGGTAAATAGTGATGGCCACCTCACTCCTTTGAATATCATATTGCCAAATCTGGAAAATCCCTTAGCTGTTTCTGTTTCTCCTGATAATAGCAAAATATTAGTGGCTGATGCCGGTGGTAGCCAGCAAGTAAAAGCATTTGATAATTTAACAGGATTGGAAATTTGGTCATTAGGTGCTCATGGCGGCTATAGTAACGATCCATCGGTGACCAATTATAAATTCTATTTTAGCGACCAGATCTCCGATCAACCAACCTTTATAGCTTTTCAGCCTGATGGATCTTTTTGGGTTGAAGATCCGGGAAACGGCAGGACATTGCATTACGGGGCCAATAAAATTTTTATTGACGATATCATGTACCGGCCTATTTCCTACAATACCAATGCAGATGTTACTAATCCTGTGAGGGTTTTTTCCGACTACTTAGAGTTTAAAATAGACTATTCGAAACCTTTAAGGCCAAACAATGGCTCTTGGCTGTTATGGAAAAATTGGGGTGCCAAGGTTCCTAAAAACTTAGATGATCAGTTCAGCAGATTTAGAAATTTAGCCACATTATCAAATAATAAAACTTATACTCTTTTATTTGACAGAGCGAAGCGTTCTTGGGTACTGGCTGAGTTTGCAAAGGATGGCTTACGGATAACGTCAATAATAATTAAAGACGATAACACGCAACTTTATCCTGACGGTTCTTTAAGGAGGGTTTCAAAAGCTCAAATTGGAATGTCGACAGTATGGACAGAGCGTGCGTTAACCGGATTCGATAACGTCGGCAATCCGTCATGGGGCGAGGAGGTCACATTGGCCAGTTCTCCCCCGGTTACTGCAAACGATCCTGTCTATTGGAGTAATTATACCACACTTAGGTCGGGGTCGGTAACTTCATCTGGAACATTGATATCATTTGAAGCAGGGCTATCGCCCCGTGATGGAAATCAATGGCATTTGGGAGGTATCAAAGTGGGGAGCAACAAGTGGTTATGGCGTACGGCTATGAATATTGGAAGGCGATATGAGGGTGAGTTTCCACGGGACGGTTCGTATGATAGTGGAAATTATGTAAAATATCCCGGGAGCACCGTATTGGTAAGTGGAGACAATATTATTTGGGGCTATCATGGTGAGTCATGGAAGAATAACCAGACTAATAAATGGAACTATGTAAATACCGACGGATTATTGATTGCTCAGTTCGGCATAACAGGGCCTGAGGTATCTGGTAAAGAAGCTCCGGCTATGATGGCCGGCAATGCCTTTTCTGGAGCTTTGGTGAAAGTTCACAACGATCTGTATTTATATCATAATGATGAATCCTATCATGGGGGAGTACATCGCTGGAAGATCAGCAACCTAAATTCTGTAAAAGAGCAGATTATTCCTGCTACGGTTGCAAATAATGCCCACGGGTTATTGGCTGAGTACTACGAAGGTCCGGATCTTGATAATCTTAAAATTAAAACAACCAGGATAGACAACCAAATCGACCTCAATTTAGCATCTGTTAAATTACCTTCTGCATACGGTATCCAAAATACCAGCGATTTTTCGGTAAGTTGGCAAGGCTTCATCAAAGCAAAATATTCAGAACGATATGTATTTCATGCCATAGGGGTAAATTTACGGGTGTGGATTAACGGGAATTTATTAATTGGAAATAAATCTCACGTTGACACAGCAAGTATTATGCTGGTGGCCGGTAGCGTGTATCCTATTAAGGTTGAAGCTTGTCATGTCGATAAGTCATCTCCGGTTAGTCTAAGTTGGGCAAGTGCCAGTCAGAAGATGGAAATTATTCCGAAAGCGCAGTTGTATCCGGCCAATTTTCCCGACAGGTTAAAAGGGTTTGACCTTTTGGAAAACGTTCCTCATGCAGCTTTGCTCGAAGATAATCGTTATGGATGGGATAGGAGTCCAGTTAAGGAGGATAGCACATCCCGTATTACTAAGTTTTGGACGGCTTCAACAAGTATAAAAACTTACGATAGGTTTTCATCTCCAGATTTATATACTTTATTTAGACAAGGTAATAATTCAGCCGCAATTGTATCAAGAGATCTGGCCACCAAGGGTAACGTTTCTGCCTGGAATATTAATGGGCTGATAAGTTTTGAAGGTAACTATTTTAATAAAGGCTCCAATGTAGACAATACTGGGGATGGTGGTAGTTTTGTTGAGATTTTAGATAACAATAAAAAGATTGTTGTTCGTTTTTTTATTCACGAGGATGATAGGGGAAATGATGCTCAAATATATGTTAATGAAAAAATATTAACACATATGGATAAAAATAACTTACGAAGCTTAGTGGGTAAATTTCAACCACTAACTATATCGTCAAAAAATAATATAATTAGCGTAAAATATGCATCTTTACCGATGGTGCAAATTGCTAAATTAGATCCGGACAGTAATGTTAAGTTACCCACGACTTTCAGATTATATTTTTGGACTAAAAATAAAAGTGAAGATAGAAGTATAGATATTGCAAATTTATATTACAAATTTCAGTAG
- a CDS encoding acyltransferase family protein: MEYSNVQKPKRVEWLDIAKGIGILLVVLGHSGPSAKISWWIWSFHMPLFFVISGILFSIDKYPSFGVLFTKRNSGLIRPYFFFVAISLLVEYLLNSTFGITSVLIHGSGLALWFIPVLYLTELFYYLLRRYLSDLLLIGCLVALSLIGFYLTILGIRFPYNAQAVFTAIAFYGFGNLGSQKLKLFLKAINKLRTSLLLIIFIGINFIFCFLNHGRFDLFKNEMGNYLYVYLSALAGCMFVFLLSNALDHNTSIFAGFCKRIFVYLGTNTLVILGMHQVIKLALVKIFSELNINGVLSLLGRQLLLWVFLMIFIYLFNNYLPYFIGKRQTLIKTGRNKTNPVASVGSNLN; this comes from the coding sequence ATGGAATATTCAAATGTACAAAAGCCGAAAAGGGTTGAATGGCTTGATATAGCTAAGGGAATTGGTATACTATTGGTTGTGTTAGGGCATTCTGGCCCGTCTGCTAAAATATCCTGGTGGATATGGTCTTTTCACATGCCATTATTTTTTGTTATCTCGGGTATATTATTTTCAATTGATAAGTATCCGAGTTTTGGCGTACTATTTACAAAGAGAAATTCAGGCCTTATCAGGCCATATTTTTTCTTTGTAGCTATTTCGCTACTGGTTGAATATTTATTAAATTCCACTTTTGGAATCACGTCCGTACTTATCCATGGTTCCGGCTTAGCGCTTTGGTTTATCCCCGTGTTATACCTCACCGAATTGTTTTATTATTTACTTAGAAGATATTTGAGCGATTTGCTTTTGATTGGATGCTTAGTTGCATTGTCCTTAATTGGGTTTTATTTAACTATATTGGGCATCCGTTTTCCATACAATGCTCAAGCTGTATTTACTGCCATTGCATTTTACGGCTTTGGTAACCTTGGTTCACAGAAACTAAAGCTATTCTTAAAAGCTATAAATAAATTAAGAACTTCGCTTTTATTAATAATATTTATAGGTATAAATTTTATTTTTTGCTTTTTAAATCATGGACGATTTGATTTATTTAAAAATGAAATGGGGAATTACCTATATGTGTACCTATCCGCTTTGGCTGGTTGTATGTTTGTTTTTTTACTATCTAATGCCCTTGATCATAATACCTCAATTTTTGCCGGTTTTTGCAAAAGAATTTTTGTTTACCTTGGTACAAATACTTTAGTTATACTGGGCATGCACCAAGTGATTAAACTGGCGCTCGTCAAGATATTTAGCGAATTAAATATAAATGGAGTTTTGTCGTTGCTGGGGCGGCAATTGTTACTTTGGGTTTTCCTTATGATATTCATTTACTTGTTTAATAACTATCTGCCTTATTTTATCGGAAAGAGACAAACCTTAATAAAAACTGGCCGAAACAAAACTAACCCGGTAGCCTCAGTTGGCTCAAACCTAAATTAA